A genome region from Salvia splendens isolate huo1 chromosome 19, SspV2, whole genome shotgun sequence includes the following:
- the LOC121778160 gene encoding sulfhydryl oxidase 2-like codes for MSSVAIITLLIQTLFLYTDGALPAAAVSISAPFAAGSRSLLRSINGGKSEKPDYAVELNATNFDSVLSETPATHAIVEFFAHWCPACRNYKPQYEKVAKIFNGADAAHPGIILMTRVDCALKINTNLCDKFSVGHYPTLLWGPPSKFVHGSFDPNQGKGGILSIDDGRTAERLLNWINKQLSSSYLLDDQKFENDQLLKNSSDIGQIAQAIYDIEEATSTAFDIILDHKMIKSETQLSLVKFLQLLVVHHPSRRCRKGTAEILVDFDNISVDKKETESGFGAGEPRHYDICGKGVPRGYWMFCRGSTNKTRGFSCGLWVLLHSLSVRADDGESELAFSTICDFVHNFFVCEECRQHFYSMCSSVSSPFKKSRDFALWLWSAHNKVNERLMKEEPSLGTNDPEFPKIIWPPRQLCPSCYASTTGKESNEIEWDHDKVYTFLKDYYGKELVTLYKEKELLAERRSAGLTAEDLTALTSVNALVVPLGAALAIAVASCAFGALACYWRQHQKSRKPPRKSWN; via the exons ATGTCTTCAGTAGCCATTATCACTCTGTTAATCCAAACGCTGTTTTTATATACCGACGGAGCTTTGCCGGCGGCGGCGGTATCGATTTCAGCGCCGTTTGCAGCTGGATCTCGTTCCCTGCTGCGATCTATCAACGGCGGTAAATCTGAAAAACCTGATTACGCTGTGGAATTGAATGCCACGAACTTCGATTCCGTGCTCAGTGAAACCCCCGCTACTCATGCTATTGTGGAATTTTTCGCTCACTG GTGCCCAGCTTGTAGAAATTACAAG CCCCAGTATGAGAAGGTTGCAAAGATTTTTAATGGAGCAGATGCTGCCCATCCAGGAATCATATTGATGACCAGAGTAGATTGTGCCCTAAAG ATAAATACTAATCTTTGTGATAAGTTCTCTGTTGGGCACTACCCTACACTTCTGTGGGGGCCACCTTCTAAGTTTGTACATGGAAGTTTTGACCCAAACCAAGGAAAAGGTGGAATTCTCTCTATTGATGACGGGCGAACAGCTGAGCGCCTGCTAAATTGGATTAATAAGCAATTGAGCAG CTCATATCTCTTGGATGACCAGAAATTTGAGAACGATCAACTTCTGAAAAATTCTTCCGATATTGGACAG ATTGCACAAGCTATTTATGATATTGAGGAGGCAACATCCACTGCTTTTGACATCATATTAGACCATAAA ATGATCAAATCAGAGACTCAATTGTCGCTTGTGAAGTTCCTGCAACTTTTGGTGGTCCATCACCCATCTAGAAG ATGCCGGAAGGGAACTGCCGAAATACTTGTTGATTTTGATAACATTTCAGTCGACAAGAAAGAAACGGAGAGTGGTTTTGGGGCGGGAGAACCCAGGCATTATGACATTTGTGGAAAAGGTGTACCTCGTGGGTACTGG ATGTTTTGTCGGGGAAGCACGAATAAGACCAGAGGTTTTAG TTGTGGTTTGTGGGTTCTATTGCATTCACTCTCTGTAAGAGCTGATGATGGAGAAAGCGAGTTGGCATTCTCTACCATTTGTGATTTCGTACATAATTTCTTCGTCTGTGAGGAGTGTAGGCAACATTTTTACAGCATGTGTTCAAG TGTTTCTAGCCCTTTCAAGAAATCCCGTGATTTCGCCCTCTGGCTATGGAGCGCACACAACAAAGTTAACGAGCGACTCATGAAGGAAGAGCCCTCTCTTGGAACCAATGATCCTGAATTTCCAAAAATCATATGGCCTCCAAGACAGCTCTGCCCTTCTTGCTATGCGAGTACGACTGGAAAAGAAAGCAATGAAATCGAGTGGGATCATGACAAGGTGTACACGTTTTTGAAGGACTATTACGGGAAGGAACTTGTAACTTTATACAAGGAAAAGGAACTTCTTGCAGAGAGGCGGTCAGCTGGGTTGACAGCCGAGGATTTGACAGCTTTGACCTCAGTGAACGCCCTCGTTGTTCCTCTCGGAGCTGCATTGGCCATCGCTGTTGCTAGCTGTGCATTCGGAGCACTTGCCTGTTACTGGCGCCAACATCAGAAGAGCCGGAA GCCGCCAAGAAAAAGCTGGAACTGA
- the LOC121780465 gene encoding repressor of RNA polymerase III transcription MAF1 homolog has product MKYMEYTPLDKINDFLSHVTLGQRTIEGCLEAYSCKHTGTDKKLSLSLENEILDHLGKSLDTDSSSPDEYLLSSSSRKTLIYLLLILHRMYPDFAFSAARVHEFFTEESWDSFKQIFNVYMLEASKEWSEEFEGDSLLATLHKALDEVLKVSECEIYSYNPDSDADPFLEKGAIWSYHFFFYNRKLKRVVSFRFSCLSSLVSEGFHLDEPSLVEDGEIFDDMDI; this is encoded by the exons ATGAAGTACATGGAATACACTCCTCTTGACAA AATTAATGATTTCTTGAGTCATGTAACTCTTGGACAACGTACAATTGAAGGATGCTTGGAAGCTTACTCTT GCAAACATACCGGAACAGATAAGAAGCTCTCTCTCAGCTTGGAGAATGAG ATTCTTGATCATCTTGGAAAGTCTTTGGATACCGACTCTTCTTCACCTGATGAATATCTTCTTAGTAGCTCTAG CCGGAAGACATTGATTTATCTTCTTCTTATTCTTCATCGCATGTATCCTGACTTCGCTTTCAG TGCAGCCAGAGTTCACGAATTTTTCACTGAAGAAAGCTGGGACAGTTTTAAGCAGATATTTAATGTTTACATGCTCGAAGCTTCAAAG GAGTGGTCTGAGGAGTTCGAAGGAGATTCCTTGCTTGCGACCTTACACAAGGCTTTAGATGAG GTCTTAAAAGTGTCAGAATGTGAAATCTACAGCTACAACCCCGATTCTGATGCAGATCCATTCCTGGAGAAAGGAGCCAT ATGGTCATACCATTTCTTCTTCTACAATAGAAAGCTCAAGCGCGTTGTTAGCTTTCGTTTCAGCTGTTTAAG CTCCTTGGTTAGTGAAGGCTTTCATCTTGATGAGCCGAGTCTAGTGGAAGACGGAGAAATATTTGATGACATGGACATATGA
- the LOC121779455 gene encoding putative wall-associated receptor kinase-like 11: protein MGRLLEEGVHPCVLPIPKKLAVMASTAAKQHSHRDSRSSSTSTVQVNLYVQPVEKTWLTNDYERFKALERGSGFTPLVLEWEFGELKGYTNRICTYSDDYCLTVPDDVGRRYAESGAHACWRRHLDDECRVYPSRSYCKSSSDSYLFSYYYEELHSVYYDGYFNGYDYASSTKYCSCPRGYEGNPYLPEQCNDINECDNATHNPCATLSCNNVRGYFECIDEKAIYNARLRTTFIIIGSSLGALILLLVAWWSTKAIRKRIKANRRHKFFKRNGGLLLEQQLSATDNGLNNVRLYSSKELTLATDHFNEDRILGRGGQGTVFKGMLKDGNIVAVKKSQKVEEGDLQVFINEMVILPQVNHRNVVKLLGCCLETEVPLLVYKFIPNGTLFQHIHEPSEEFPLTWEMRMTIAREVAGALAYLHSSAYSPIYHRDIKSTNILLDDKYRAKVSDFGTSRSIARDQTHFTTRVVGTFGYLDPEYLQTHQFTDKSDVYSFGVVMVELLTGEKAISSIRAEAGRSLATHFLLSMEGNTLFEILDARVLREGKRDEIMVVAQLARRCLHLNGKRRPTMKEVSMELEGLKKVVECSHVKDRDGGSRELHSLSLEVAESISFSSITPFSPKYPLLGE, encoded by the coding sequence ATGGGACGACTATTAGAGGAGGGTGTACATCCTTGTGTGCTGCCAATTCCGAAGAAACTAGCTGTGATGGCATCAACTGCTGCCAAACAACACTCCCACCGCGACTCAAGGAGCTCGAGTACAAGTACAGTACAGGTCAATCTATATGTCCAGCCAGTTGAGAAGACATGGTTAACAAATGATTACGAAAGGTTCAAAGCGTTGGAACGAGGATCGGGATTTACTCCTTTGGTACTTGAGTGGGAATTTGGTGAACTGAAAGGCTATACTAACAGAATTTGCACATATTCTGATGATTATTGCCTCACAGTTCCTGATGATGTTGGCCGTAGGTACGCGGAATCAGGTGCTCACGCTTGTTGGCGCAGACATCTTGATGATGAATGCCGCGTGTATCCTTCTCGTTCATACTGCAAATCGTCGTCTGATAGTTATCTGTTTTCATACTACTACGAGGAACTGCATTCGGTTTATTATGACGGATATTTTAATGGATATGATTATGCATCGTCGACCAAATACTGCTCCTGCCCTCGCGGGTATGAAGGTAACCCGTATCTACCAGAGCAATGCAATGATATAAACGAATGCGATAATGCAACACACAATCCCTGTGCAACATTATCTTGCAACAATGTAAGAGGGTATTTTGAATGTATTGATGAAAAGGCAATATATAACGCTCGTCTGAGAACAACGTTCATCATCATTGGCAGTAGTCTCGGCGCTCTGATTCTACTCCTCGTAGCCTGGTGGTCGACAAAGGCCATCAGGAAAAGAATCAAGGCCAACCGGAGACACAAGTTTTTCAAGCGAAATGGGGGGCTTCTGCTGGAACAACAGCTTTCTGCCACTGATAACGGCCTTAACAACGTTAGGCTGTATAGCTCCAAAGAGTTGACATTGGCTACTGATCACTTTAACGAGGACCGCATACTTGGCCGTGGCGGACAAGGCACGGTCTTCAAAGGAATGCTGAAGGATGGTAATATTGTTGCAGTCAAGAAATCACAGAAGGTGGAGGAAGGAGACCTTCAAGTCTTCATTAATGAAATGGTTATACTGCCGCAAGTGAACCACAGGAATGTAGTTAAGCTACTAGGATGTTGTCTGGAGACTGAAGTTCCTCTTCTCGTCTACAAGTTCATCCCAAATGGGACCCTTTTCCAACACATTCATGAGCCGAGTGAGGAATTCCCGTTGACATGGGAAATGAGAATGACAATCGCAAGAGAAGTAGCGGGTGCACTTGCTTACTTGCACTCTTCAGCATATTCGCCTATCTATCACCGTGATATCAAGTCAACAAACATACTATTGGATGACAAATACCGCGCTAAGGTGTCGGATTTTGGGACATCAAGGTCAATAGCACGTGATCAGACTCACTTCACCACCCGCGTTGTAGGCACCTTCGGCTACTTGGATCCAGAGTATTTACAGACACATCAATTCACGGATAAGAGCGATGTCTACAGTTTTGGTGTGGTTATGGTTGAGCTTTTGACCGGTGAGAAAGCAATATCATCCATCAGAGCTGAAGCAGGAAGGAGCTTAGCCACACATTTCTTGCTTTCAATGGAGGGAAACACGTTGTTCGAAATTCTTGACGCAAGGGTCCTCAGAGAAGGCAAGAGGGATGAAATCATGGTTGTAGCTCAACTTGCTAGAAGATGTCTGCATTTGAATGGGAAGAGAAGGCCAACAATGAAGGAAGTTTCAATGGAATTGGAAGGATTAAAAAAGGTGGTAGAATGCTCACATGTTAAAGATAGAGATGGTGGCAGCAGAGAGCTTCATTCTCTTTCTCTAGAGGTTGCTGAGTCTATCAGCTTCTCTTCCATCACCCCGTTTTCGCCCAAGTATCCATTGCTTGGTGAGTGA
- the LOC121778583 gene encoding wall-associated receptor kinase-like 1, whose amino-acid sequence MKSPITVLVLSLLSFALSLTMSSPVPLSMPNCDQKCGNVIIPFPFGIGSNCSANSSFTVICRNSTTPFLSSISMEVLNISIRGTVIVKQPAASTMNCSTSLTTARLPISLKGSPFTISARYNSLVVSSCKNSVWLQANETTILGGCTSMCDANTTETNCNGVNCCQATLPPQLKELEYKYKTTQASNDDNSSCGYVLLVEKTWLTNHYESFKALEQGLGFAPLVLEWEFGELKGCTNRTCTYSNDYCLSYPDEFGRRYVDVTTDCLRIHLDDECNTYPARYGCESSSLSNQISYNNEYENFHSSYYDGYGYASSTKYCSCPNGYEGNPYLPEKCIDINDCDDAYSCQEPYSCHNVKGGFQCIDENAKYKARLRTAFISVGCSLGALILLLVAMGVKKVIRKRIKANQRHKFFKRNGGLLLEQQLSATDNGLDKTRLYSSKELALATDHYNQNRILGRGGQGTVYKGMLKDGKIVAVKKSQKLEECDIQVFINEVVILSQVNHRNVVKLLGCCLETEVPLLVYEFIPNGTLFQLIHEPSEEFPLTWEMRVRIAREVAGSLSYLHSSASVPIYHRDIKSTNILLDEKYRSKVSDFGTSRSIALDQTHCTTRVLGTFGYLDPEYFQSSQFTEKSDVYSFGVVMVELLTGEKAVTAIRAEEGRGLATHFLHSMDENMLFEILDARVLREGKRDEIMVVAQLARRCLNLNGKRRPTMKEVSMELEGLKKVEECSNVKDRDGGSREFHPLSIELPESISFSSITPFSPEAEYPFLG is encoded by the coding sequence ATGAAGTCACCCATAACAGTCCTTGTATTATCCCTGTTAAGCTTTGCCTTAAGTTTAACTATGTCGTCGCCAGTACCTTTGTCGATGCCTAATTGTGATCAAAAGTGTGGAAATGTCATCATTCCCTTTCCGTTTGGGATTGGTTCCAACTGTAGTGCAAATTCCTCCTTCACTGTCATCTGCCGGAATTCCACAACACCATTCTTGAGTAGCATCAGCATGGAAGTTCTTAATATTTCCATCAGAGGTACAGTCATAGTAAAGCAGCCGGCGGCGTCAACTATGAATTGCTCTACTAGTCTGACCACAGCTCGTCTTCCAATATCTCTCAAAGGAAGTCCGTTTACAATCTCAGCACGCTACAACTCGTTGGTTGTGTCAAGCTGCAAGAATTCAGTCTGGTTGCAAGCTAATGAGACGACTATTCTAGGAGGATGTACATCCATGTGTGATGCCAACACCACAGAAACTAACTGCAACGGCGTTAACTGCTGCCAAGCAACACTTCCACCGCAACTCAAGGAGCTCGAGTACAAGTACAAAACAACTCAAGCTAGCAATGATGATAATAGCTCTTGCGGATATGTTCTCCTAGTCGAGAAGACATGGTTAACAAATCATTACGAAAGCTTCAAAGCATTAGAGCAAGGACTGGGATTTGCTCCTTTGGTACTTGAGTGGGAATTCGGTGAACTGAAAGGTTGTACTAACAGAACTTGCACATATTCTAATGATTATTGCCTCTCATATCCTGATGAATTTGGCCGCAGATATGTAGATGTTACTACCGATTGTTTGCGCATACATCTTGATGATGAATGCAACACATATCCGGCTCGTTATGGATGTGAATCATCATCTCTTTCTAATCAAATTTCATATAATAATGAATATGAAAATTTCCATTCATCCTATTATGATGGATATGGTTATGCATCTTCAACCAAATACTGTTCTTGCCCTAACGGATATGAAGGTAACCCGTATCTACCAGAGAAATGCATTGATATAAACGACTGCGATGATGCTTATTCTTGTCAAGAACCATATTCTTGTCACAATGTTAAAGGGGGTTTTCAATGTATTGATGAAAATGCCAAATATAAAGCTCGACTGAGAACAGCGTTCATCAGTGTTGGCTGTAGTCTCGGTGCTCTGATTCTACTCCTTGTAGCTATGGGGGTGAAAAAAGTCATCAGAAAAAGAATCAAGGCCAACCAGAGACACAAATTTTTCAAGCGAAACGGGGGGCTATTGCTGGAACAACAGCTTTCTGCAACTGataatgggcttgacaagaccAGATTGTATAGCTCCAAAGAGTTGGCACTGGCTACTGATCACTATAACCAGAACCGCATACTTGGCCGTGGTGGCCAAGGCACGGTCTACAAAGGAATGTTGAAGGATGGTAAGATTGTGGCAGTCAAGAAATCACAAAAGTTAGAGGAATGTGACATTCAAGTCTTCATAAATGAAGTGGTTATTCTATCACAAGTGAACCACAGGAATGTGGTTAAGTTACTAGGATGCTGTCTCGAGACTGAAGTTCCTCTTCTCGTCTACGAGTTCATTCCAAATGGAACTCTCTTCCAACTCATTCATGAGCCAAGTGAAGAGTTCCCCTTGACATGGGAAATGAGAGTGAGAATTGCAAGAGAAGTAGCGGGTTCGCTTTCTTACTTACACTCTTCAGCATCTGTGCCTATCTATCACCGCGATATCAAGTCCACAAACATACTATTGGATGAAAAATACCGCTCTAAGGTCTCAGATTTTGGCACGTCAAGGTCAATAGCTCTTGATCAGACACACTGCACCACCCGAGTTCTAGGCACCTTTGGCTACTTGGATCCGGAGTATTTCCAGTCGAGTCAGTTCACAGAAAAGAGCGACGTCTATAGTTTTGGCGTGGTTATGGTTGAGCTTTTAACCGGAGAGAAAGCTGTGACAGCAATTAGAGCTGAGGAGGGAAGGGGTTTAGCCACACATTTCTTGCACTCAATGGATGAAAACATGTTGTTCGAAATTCTTGACGCAAGGGTCCTCAGAGAAGGCAAGAGGGATGAAATCATGGTTGTAGCTCAACTTGCTAGAAGATGTCTGAATTTGAACGGGAAGAGAAGGCCAACAATGAAGGAAGTTTCAATGGAATTGGAAGGATTAAAAAAGGTGGAAGAATGCTCAAATGTTAAAGATAGAGATGGTGGCAGCAGAGAGTTTCATCCTCTTTCTATTGAGCTTCCTGAGTCTATCAGCTTCTCTTCCATCACTCCGTTTTCGCCAGAAGCTGAGTATCCATTTCTTGGTTAG